In Deltaproteobacteria bacterium, the following are encoded in one genomic region:
- the secE gene encoding preprotein translocase subunit SecE, which produces MGRIQKKKTTAAKKKGPQNKAETRDLQQQNSAPPAKKTKVVSLKKPSPAAKAPAVNTKKSFIDKSLQFLREVRVELKKVTWPSRKQTIGSTVVVIILVVIISIFLGIVDFGLSNLIRAVLQ; this is translated from the coding sequence ATGGGACGGATACAGAAGAAAAAAACAACCGCAGCCAAAAAAAAGGGCCCGCAGAACAAGGCGGAAACCAGGGATCTGCAACAGCAGAACAGCGCGCCGCCGGCCAAGAAAACGAAGGTTGTTTCCCTGAAAAAACCTTCACCCGCTGCCAAGGCTCCGGCGGTAAATACAAAAAAGAGTTTCATCGATAAAAGCCTTCAGTTTCTCAGGGAAGTGCGGGTGGAACTGAAAAAGGTGACCTGGCCTTCAAGGAAGCAGACCATCGGTTCCACGGTCGTGGTGATCATTCTGGTCGTGATCATTTCTATCTTTCTGGGCATAGTTGATTTTGGCCTTTCGAATTTGATCCGGGCAGTCCTTCAGTAG